The Nostoc sp. 'Lobaria pulmonaria (5183) cyanobiont' genome window below encodes:
- a CDS encoding ABC transporter permease, translated as MNLEKNEIYKIEKLQHSVRNWLQPLVLLAPSGIWLLLLLVLPTLIIFELSLVADIRPGDLVNPNGFKNYIRIFDSLYVQVIGRSLFFAFGTTIICLILGFPVAYWIAQIAPQRWRNLLLLGFVLPLWTSSLLRSYAWITILRPTGLLNSLLSNLGLPTWELLNNSQAVLIGMSYSLLPYMVLILYASLEKLDKRLLEAAADLGANPVETFYQVTVPQIIPGIAAASMLVFITGLGDFVDPELLGGASSMTAARLVYNQFLGATQNWGFGSALSMTLILLVSIAIALLIKFGEATPKR; from the coding sequence ATTAATTTGGAAAAAAATGAGATTTATAAAATAGAAAAATTGCAGCATTCCGTCAGAAATTGGCTCCAACCCTTGGTATTGCTTGCACCATCTGGGATTTGGTTATTACTTTTGTTGGTGCTGCCAACTTTGATAATTTTCGAGTTAAGTTTAGTTGCAGACATCCGACCGGGAGATTTGGTCAATCCCAACGGATTCAAAAACTACATCCGAATATTTGACTCACTTTACGTGCAAGTAATTGGGCGATCGCTATTTTTTGCGTTTGGTACTACAATAATTTGTTTAATTTTGGGCTTCCCCGTCGCCTATTGGATTGCTCAGATAGCACCACAGCGTTGGCGAAATTTGCTGCTATTAGGCTTTGTTCTACCTTTGTGGACTTCTTCGTTACTCCGTTCTTATGCTTGGATTACAATTCTTCGTCCTACTGGTTTATTGAACAGTTTACTTAGCAATTTAGGCTTGCCTACTTGGGAATTACTCAACAATAGTCAAGCTGTATTGATTGGTATGAGTTACAGCTTATTACCTTATATGGTTTTGATTTTATATGCTTCTCTTGAAAAGCTAGACAAGCGGTTACTAGAAGCAGCAGCTGATTTAGGTGCAAATCCGGTGGAAACTTTTTACCAAGTAACTGTACCGCAAATTATTCCGGGAATTGCGGCTGCTTCCATGCTTGTATTCATCACAGGCTTAGGGGATTTTGTCGATCCAGAATTACTTGGTGGTGCTTCTAGTATGACGGCGGCGCGGTTAGTTTATAACCAGTTTCTTGGAGCAACGCAAAATTGGGGATTTGGTTCAGCCTTGAGTATGACGTTAATTTTGCTTGTTAGTATTGCGATCGCACTTTTAATTAAGTTTGGGGAAGCTACACCCAAACGTTAA
- a CDS encoding ABC transporter substrate-binding protein — translation MTNRRQFLKGVAALSSLSLGGCGWRLAEVRANSNTNSQRDQLYIFTWTQYTDNQLLKTFSAQTGIKVLADVYDSNDVMLAKLQAGGGGTYSIINPSDYMVQKMVDKDLLTEINHDRLIGLENLFPRFHNPSYDPNNRYSIPFNWGTTGLLYNCEKIKDIPQDWDFIWQNKKQLNQRMTLLNDVREVMGATLRMLGYSYNSKNEQEIKQAYEKLKVLKPAIARFDTDAWQNQILAGDLLLAMCYSADAVKISQENPKLKYVIPRSGSSLWTDTIVIPKTAPNQAGAYAWINMILQPEIAAQITQRLNISTPNSAGFEQLPKTIRNNANLFPPESLLKNCERVTPVGEFEEVYDRYWTQLTSS, via the coding sequence ATGACTAACAGACGCCAATTTTTAAAAGGGGTGGCAGCACTTTCTAGCTTATCTTTAGGTGGTTGTGGCTGGAGGCTGGCTGAAGTACGTGCTAATTCTAATACCAATAGTCAGCGTGACCAACTTTATATCTTTACCTGGACGCAATATACTGACAACCAATTATTGAAAACTTTTAGCGCCCAAACTGGCATAAAAGTGCTGGCAGATGTCTATGATTCCAATGATGTCATGCTGGCTAAATTGCAAGCTGGAGGCGGTGGCACTTATAGCATCATCAACCCATCTGATTACATGGTACAAAAGATGGTAGACAAAGACTTGTTGACAGAAATAAATCACGATCGCTTAATCGGTCTAGAGAATTTATTTCCCCGGTTTCATAATCCTAGTTATGATCCCAATAACCGCTACAGTATCCCTTTTAACTGGGGGACAACAGGTTTACTTTACAATTGTGAAAAAATTAAAGATATACCCCAAGATTGGGATTTTATTTGGCAAAATAAAAAGCAACTTAATCAGCGTATGACCTTGCTCAATGATGTTCGAGAAGTGATGGGTGCAACCTTACGAATGCTTGGTTATTCTTATAACTCAAAAAATGAACAAGAAATCAAACAAGCTTATGAAAAATTGAAGGTGCTAAAACCTGCGATCGCCCGTTTTGACACTGACGCTTGGCAAAATCAAATTCTCGCAGGAGATTTGCTATTGGCAATGTGTTATTCAGCAGATGCAGTGAAAATCTCTCAAGAAAACCCTAAACTCAAATATGTGATTCCTCGCAGTGGTTCTTCATTATGGACAGACACTATTGTGATTCCCAAAACAGCCCCCAACCAAGCTGGAGCCTATGCTTGGATTAATATGATTTTGCAACCAGAAATAGCAGCCCAAATTACTCAACGCCTGAATATTTCTACACCGAATAGCGCCGGATTTGAGCAGTTGCCAAAAACAATCCGAAACAACGCTAATTTGTTTCCGCCAGAGTCGCTGTTAAAAAATTGTGAGCGTGTTACACCTGTAGGAGAATTTGAAGAGGTTTACGATCGTTATTGGACTCAATTAACTAGCAGCTAA
- a CDS encoding response regulator encodes MGSTLNVDSQLGKGSTFWFEVKLPEAQEWAATWRTTNQSKIIGFEGSKRQVLVVDDRWDNRSVLVSLLEPLGFTVIDVSNGREGLAKAQEIHPDSIAFNNPVTNPFDNGIILIVDDVPNNLKVLSDTLAQAGFEVAIATSGEGALQQLEHASVSLILLDVMMPGMNGFETCQCIKANPKTRNIPIIFITALSESVNKVTGFELGAIDYITKPFQQSEVLARVRTHLKFNQLSQSLEARNTELQQFTEQLEQRVTERTQELFASIETDGTGLPPLCMIINY; translated from the coding sequence ATGGGTAGCACCCTAAATGTGGACAGCCAGTTGGGAAAAGGTAGCACTTTCTGGTTTGAGGTCAAACTTCCCGAAGCTCAAGAATGGGCAGCAACTTGGCGAACAACTAACCAAAGCAAGATTATCGGATTTGAAGGTAGTAAGCGCCAAGTGCTGGTAGTCGATGACCGTTGGGACAATCGCTCAGTTTTGGTGAGTTTACTGGAACCTTTGGGTTTTACAGTGATTGATGTCAGCAATGGTCGAGAAGGATTGGCAAAGGCGCAGGAGATTCATCCTGACTCCATTGCATTTAACAATCCTGTTACAAACCCATTTGATAATGGTATTATCCTGATTGTCGATGATGTGCCAAATAACTTGAAGGTGCTTTCAGACACCTTAGCCCAAGCTGGTTTTGAAGTTGCGATCGCTACCAGTGGTGAGGGTGCTTTACAGCAATTGGAACATGCTTCAGTGTCTTTGATTTTATTAGATGTAATGATGCCAGGTATGAATGGCTTTGAAACCTGTCAGTGCATCAAAGCCAATCCGAAAACTCGAAATATTCCGATTATCTTTATCACCGCCCTGTCTGAATCGGTAAATAAAGTCACAGGTTTTGAACTTGGAGCCATTGACTACATTACCAAACCGTTTCAACAAAGTGAAGTTTTAGCACGGGTGCGGACTCATTTAAAGTTTAACCAATTGAGCCAGTCTCTTGAAGCTAGAAATACAGAACTGCAACAGTTCACTGAGCAACTAGAGCAACGAGTCACTGAACGAACCCAGGAACTATTTGCATCGATTGAAACCGACGGTACTGGTTTGCCACCGCTTTGTATGATCATTAACTATTGA
- a CDS encoding ABC transporter ATP-binding protein: MAQIVMQNQRGITSFQPLDVELRNVFKLFNQEPAVNGIDLDVRQGEFFSILGPSGCGKTTTLRLIAGFEIADAGKVFIQGQSMTNVPPYRRPVNTVFQSYALFNHLNVWNNIAFGLRLKKIPKSKIEARVQEALKLVKMESLRSRFPSQLSGGQQQRVALARALVNRPTVVLLDEPLGALDLKLRKEMQVELSNLHKDLGLTFVMVTHDQEEALSLSDRIAVMNQGKIEQVGTPSQIYERPCTSFVADFIGDTNLFSGEIVAVDSSNIKISTKMGLSIVISRAEDTPTELSQAVVVSVRPEKIQLSLYPPNLPANCFEGRLVNVMYLGTHVNYVMELTNGISINVLQPNIFGTLPDRDTPIYAWWAETDCLAISQ, from the coding sequence ATGGCTCAAATTGTCATGCAAAATCAGAGGGGGATAACAAGTTTTCAGCCACTTGATGTTGAACTGCGTAACGTCTTCAAGCTTTTTAACCAAGAACCAGCAGTAAATGGCATTGATTTGGATGTCAGACAAGGAGAATTTTTTAGTATTTTAGGCCCCTCCGGTTGTGGTAAAACAACAACACTACGCTTAATTGCTGGGTTTGAAATTGCTGACGCTGGTAAGGTGTTTATTCAGGGTCAGTCCATGACTAATGTGCCCCCTTACCGCCGACCCGTCAATACTGTATTTCAAAGTTACGCTCTATTTAACCACCTGAATGTTTGGAATAACATCGCCTTCGGACTGCGGTTAAAAAAAATACCCAAATCGAAAATTGAAGCTAGAGTCCAAGAAGCTTTAAAACTCGTGAAAATGGAAAGTTTGCGATCGCGCTTTCCCAGTCAACTTTCTGGTGGTCAACAGCAGCGAGTAGCTTTAGCAAGGGCTTTAGTCAACCGTCCCACTGTCGTACTACTGGATGAACCTTTAGGGGCGTTAGATTTAAAACTACGTAAGGAAATGCAGGTTGAGTTATCAAATTTACACAAAGACTTGGGGTTAACCTTTGTGATGGTGACACACGACCAAGAAGAAGCATTGTCTTTGAGCGATCGCATTGCTGTAATGAATCAAGGCAAAATTGAACAAGTTGGCACTCCCAGCCAAATTTACGAACGTCCCTGTACATCCTTTGTTGCTGATTTTATTGGTGATACTAATTTATTCAGTGGTGAAATCGTCGCGGTAGACTCCTCTAATATTAAAATTTCAACAAAAATGGGACTATCAATTGTTATTAGCCGTGCTGAAGATACACCAACTGAATTATCACAAGCTGTAGTAGTGAGTGTACGTCCAGAAAAAATACAGCTTTCGCTATATCCACCTAATTTGCCAGCTAACTGCTTTGAAGGACGGCTTGTCAACGTTATGTATTTGGGCACACACGTTAATTATGTTATGGAATTAACAAATGGCATTAGCATTAATGTGTTGCAACCTAATATTTTTGGTACTTTACCAGACCGTGACACACCTATTTACGCCTGGTGGGCAGAAACTGATTGTTTAGCTATTAGTCAATAG
- the mrdA gene encoding penicillin-binding protein 2 yields the protein MSLFPSIGSKKDTRTVGRGFQSIFLIVFTLLMTSGIEARLAYLQIVEGPKLRERAEANRIRMIPKQPERGNIFDRNGKLLASTRYPSSVYLWPMAHTKPSWSVVGPRLAQILNIPQDEMEKKLEQAGANSSSLIRVARDLNEAEITALKEYKNELPEVEINTDSVRYYPHGKELAHVLGYTRELTADQLKGKKEEGYRLGDVIGQMGVEKAYEKALRGEWGGQQVEVDGAGRPIRVIGEKQAKAGNDLHLTIDLDVQKAAEKALGNHRGAIAALDPNTGAVFALVSYPTFDPNIFSKQKLSQKDWESLQGKDHPLVNRALSAFPPASTFKIVTTTAGLESGEFSPDSILQTFGSLTVGGVTFGEWNHAGFGPLGFPRAIAMSSDTFFYQVGRKVGGPTLIKWSRKYGFGQRTGIEFRDEESIGLVPDETWKQKALKMPWTVGDTINMSIGQGALQVTPLQSAIMFSVPANGGYRVQPHLLKDNEEAKSWRESLNMKPTTIKVLRDGLRKVVSEGTGKRLDVPTIAPASGKSGTAEAGVGRPNHTWFGAYAPSNKPEIVVVAFGENTGEHGGTICGPMVLQVLEAYFLHKYPGKYQKPQPDPSEAKTQSSGHGTGD from the coding sequence ATGTCTTTATTCCCATCAATTGGCAGCAAAAAAGATACACGTACAGTTGGACGTGGTTTCCAATCAATATTTTTAATCGTATTTACCCTATTAATGACCAGTGGGATTGAGGCTCGTTTGGCCTACTTGCAAATAGTTGAAGGGCCAAAACTCCGGGAACGAGCCGAAGCAAACCGAATTCGGATGATTCCCAAACAACCAGAACGGGGCAATATTTTTGACCGGAATGGCAAACTTTTAGCCAGTACTCGCTATCCTAGCTCTGTATATTTGTGGCCGATGGCACATACTAAGCCTTCCTGGTCTGTAGTCGGCCCGCGTCTAGCGCAAATTCTCAACATTCCCCAAGATGAGATGGAAAAGAAATTAGAACAAGCAGGTGCTAATTCCTCTTCACTCATCCGGGTTGCTCGCGATTTAAACGAAGCAGAAATCACGGCATTAAAGGAGTATAAAAATGAACTTCCAGAAGTGGAAATCAATACAGATTCTGTACGTTATTACCCTCACGGCAAGGAATTAGCGCACGTACTAGGTTATACGCGGGAGTTGACCGCCGACCAGTTAAAAGGGAAGAAGGAGGAAGGCTACCGACTGGGAGATGTAATCGGTCAGATGGGCGTGGAAAAGGCTTATGAGAAAGCTCTACGAGGTGAATGGGGCGGTCAGCAAGTGGAAGTCGATGGTGCGGGTAGACCAATCCGGGTTATCGGGGAGAAACAGGCAAAAGCTGGTAATGATTTGCACCTGACCATAGATTTAGATGTGCAAAAGGCAGCCGAAAAAGCTTTGGGAAATCACCGAGGTGCGATCGCAGCACTCGATCCGAATACTGGTGCTGTTTTCGCGTTGGTATCTTATCCCACCTTTGACCCGAATATCTTCTCTAAACAAAAACTCTCCCAGAAAGATTGGGAAAGCTTGCAAGGTAAAGATCATCCCTTGGTTAATCGTGCCCTGAGTGCCTTTCCACCCGCCAGTACTTTCAAAATTGTCACTACAACAGCTGGACTCGAATCAGGTGAATTTTCTCCTGACTCAATACTACAAACCTTTGGTTCTCTTACCGTGGGTGGGGTGACATTTGGTGAGTGGAACCACGCCGGATTCGGCCCATTAGGATTTCCGAGAGCGATCGCTATGAGTAGTGATACTTTCTTCTATCAAGTTGGCAGAAAAGTTGGTGGCCCAACTTTAATCAAATGGAGTCGCAAATACGGGTTTGGTCAAAGAACTGGTATTGAATTTCGTGATGAAGAATCAATCGGCTTGGTTCCAGATGAAACATGGAAGCAGAAAGCTTTGAAAATGCCTTGGACTGTTGGCGACACCATTAATATGTCAATTGGTCAAGGCGCTTTGCAAGTGACACCTCTGCAATCGGCGATTATGTTTTCTGTCCCTGCTAATGGTGGGTATCGAGTTCAGCCGCATTTGCTTAAAGATAACGAAGAAGCAAAAAGTTGGCGAGAATCCTTAAATATGAAGCCGACAACTATCAAAGTTCTCCGCGACGGACTGCGGAAGGTGGTGAGTGAAGGCACTGGTAAGCGCTTGGACGTGCCGACAATTGCCCCTGCGTCCGGGAAGAGTGGCACAGCTGAAGCCGGTGTTGGTCGCCCAAATCATACATGGTTTGGTGCTTATGCGCCCAGTAATAAGCCAGAAATTGTGGTTGTGGCCTTTGGGGAAAATACTGGCGAACATGGCGGTACTATTTGCGGCCCGATGGTTTTACAAGTACTAGAAGCTTATTTTCTGCATAAGTATCCAGGTAAGTATCAAAAACCTCAGCCTGACCCATCAGAAGCTAAAACTCAAAGTTCAGGACATGGTACTGGAGACTAG